In the genome of Pseudomonas sp. LBUM920, one region contains:
- a CDS encoding carbon-nitrogen hydrolase family protein: MPLSTVAALQIGALPEGKAQTMAQILSYEHEILRSGAQLVVMPEALLGGYPKGESFGTQLGYRLPEGREAFARYFANAIDVPGVETQALAGLSARTGASLVIGVIERSASTLYCTVLYFEPNGGLVAKHRKLMPTGTERLIWGTGDGSTLPVIDTAVGRIGGAVCWENMMPLLRTAMYAKGVDVWCAPTVDEREMWQVSMRHVAHEGRCFVVSACQVQASPAALGVQVANWPSDRALIAGGSVIIGPMGDVLAGPLVGEAGLLTAQINTEDLVRARYDYDVVGHYARPDVFELVVDERAKPGVRTLTE, encoded by the coding sequence ATGCCCCTTTCTACCGTGGCTGCCTTGCAAATCGGTGCCTTGCCAGAAGGCAAAGCGCAAACCATGGCGCAAATCCTGAGCTATGAGCACGAGATTCTGCGCAGCGGTGCGCAATTGGTGGTGATGCCTGAAGCCTTGCTGGGCGGCTATCCCAAGGGCGAAAGCTTCGGCACGCAGCTGGGTTATCGCTTGCCGGAGGGGCGCGAAGCCTTTGCCCGTTATTTTGCCAACGCCATCGACGTGCCGGGCGTCGAGACGCAAGCGCTGGCCGGGTTGTCTGCCCGCACCGGTGCCAGCCTGGTAATCGGCGTGATCGAGCGCAGTGCCAGCACGTTGTATTGCACGGTGCTGTATTTCGAGCCGAACGGCGGGCTGGTTGCCAAGCACCGCAAACTGATGCCCACCGGCACCGAACGGCTGATCTGGGGCACGGGCGATGGTTCGACCTTGCCGGTGATCGACACCGCTGTAGGCCGGATCGGTGGGGCGGTGTGCTGGGAAAACATGATGCCGCTGCTGCGCACCGCGATGTACGCCAAGGGCGTGGACGTGTGGTGCGCGCCGACCGTGGACGAACGCGAAATGTGGCAGGTGAGCATGCGCCATGTCGCCCATGAAGGGCGCTGCTTTGTGGTCAGCGCCTGCCAGGTGCAGGCCTCGCCTGCGGCGCTCGGCGTGCAAGTGGCCAATTGGCCGTCAGACCGTGCGTTGATCGCGGGCGGCAGTGTGATTATCGGGCCGATGGGCGATGTTCTGGCCGGGCCGTTGGTGGGAGAGGCCGGGTTATTGACCGCGCAGATCAATACCGAGGACCTCGTCCGGGCACGTTATGACTATGACGTGGTGGGGCATTACGCGCGGCCGGATGTGTTTGAGCTGGTCGTGGATGAGCGCGCCAAACCCGGCGTGCGCACCCTCACCGAGTGA
- a CDS encoding LysR family transcriptional regulator, producing the protein MNIAQVDLNLLKTFEALHDESSASRAALRLGVTQSAISAGLRRLRDVYGDPLFVRTGRGLAPTLRANQLKPVISEALDRCRQSLAMVHPDNLDYQGRSVVLGLSDDFEIAYARRLMEAIADCAPKLRVIFRQTHSQIVAAALLDRSLDLAITAGGFAERRLSRQVVGEGDYRCLVDPDSLAPSQHAISLDEFVAREHVLVSSGGFIGITDEGLAAQGLSRQVCASTSHFAALPYLLKGSTAVATIPGHAAQAIARMTGLRVLPCPLALPVYPVELGWRTQAQLDPLLLKVREAIVACFILPRPSAC; encoded by the coding sequence ATGAATATCGCCCAGGTTGACCTGAACCTGCTGAAAACCTTCGAAGCCCTGCACGACGAGTCCAGTGCCAGCCGCGCCGCGTTGCGCCTGGGCGTTACTCAGTCGGCGATCAGCGCAGGCCTGCGACGTTTGCGCGACGTGTATGGCGACCCATTATTTGTGCGCACCGGCCGCGGCCTGGCACCGACGTTGCGCGCCAATCAGCTCAAACCGGTGATCAGCGAAGCGCTGGACCGCTGCCGACAAAGCCTGGCCATGGTCCATCCGGACAATCTCGACTACCAAGGGCGTTCAGTGGTCCTGGGTTTATCCGATGACTTCGAAATTGCTTACGCCCGTCGGTTGATGGAAGCCATCGCCGATTGTGCGCCCAAGCTGCGGGTGATCTTCCGCCAGACCCACAGCCAGATCGTCGCCGCGGCCCTGCTTGACCGTAGCCTGGACCTGGCGATCACCGCGGGCGGGTTTGCCGAACGCAGGCTGAGTCGACAGGTAGTGGGCGAAGGGGATTACCGCTGCCTGGTCGACCCGGACAGCCTGGCGCCCAGCCAGCACGCTATCAGCCTGGATGAGTTCGTCGCGCGCGAGCACGTGCTGGTGTCGTCGGGCGGTTTTATCGGGATCACTGATGAAGGGTTGGCGGCGCAAGGGCTGAGCCGCCAGGTGTGCGCGTCCACCAGCCACTTTGCCGCGCTGCCGTATCTGCTCAAAGGCAGCACGGCCGTGGCGACGATTCCCGGCCATGCGGCCCAGGCCATCGCGCGCATGACCGGCTTGCGTGTACTGCCCTGCCCGTTGGCGCTGCCGGTTTACCCGGTAGAACTCGGCTGGCGCACCCAGGCGCAGCTTGATCCGCTGTTGCTCAAGGTGCGCGAGGCGATTGTGGCGTGCTTTATTTTGCCGCGGCCATCAGCTTGTTGA
- a CDS encoding dermonecrotic toxin domain-containing protein, translating to MTQVTPPYFFDEFLQTVKRKTPSARERALGFSVKDLDWLHTLYYATDAARQNEVVHGYPMKVERLLANAGGKPAVVLAGAFMMSPTPDARKAVLYSPYGGLELFDSRADLLIEVQERLAHPAKREELMQFVSIGERDALPVNLHLTVSTAVIPGAVMEDQEQAILAGQQKNVTAMLDQLRKLPSLGWMLDTLLAIMARSCFPGLTQSDTRVNFFSQASAAADRRWVASMPLRDALLQFYVKQAWPSGQTHTFFNIGHDTRAFSEAQLAEDQQRWDSLVEQTSGLLSKLLHSLLQTYWNEDFDGGQSRLRFFARVMSDKFRADLLFKHQNTILSTEESQALRALFLSDRAARTAYASTLSVEKVRIQAPYHQTVELASTLLISYTHAYLYTQSRGLQVLKDLNDLNDTLRVMLRTAGHEDELLNVVSLDERNLFVGLDPLHVTGHRVVGNVFEEMIEDIAAKQFNNLEHALGLYRQGAGSIDLAALLDSALDVRTLLDSRLMEQETDGRWSVHPITTGSGQPSTVIAEKARAHLQRLQAVDAALVLERSQYRPLRALAAHALEAELASRHLPLSGDAIEINTYATTALEREERPPQASLNMVEHFIARLARQASALTGSSRSGFYQRRKGVAHQVPSLTVATFNAVIERVLSTFTQGLRALPHLLLDTHPTHLSQAMFQGLSGEAELRRLSKTLPQAHLGLLGSVLNADSMDRLTRHGLNGFIPDAYGLTLKVGTQNTLQPLANCFVLSERGGLDVLHSGAALLWTVSRGYEAFDSIKALRDAVGQRLQDERARLPLVENLPASRRVPHQRLQLGPMQRIDDHLLNNRQQSYSQFLSGEVDHLLSMTVGVQRFQDCMDALIRRAPPSNLERAVTLTRALVNQQALPVWLGMAQPSEQILHAELLEQYRLSAPDERDYLHSITPLREQVMSTLSTLLNARFPGQVVNPDNILIPARIEREGNIQTLTDFALRHLPALRAEQIRPTSRTATPLPSTLDGHAVAQLVRQLDLKSLYQPLLTIHLGGQTEDTRQRRHLFCQQLPWQLLQYAHEQKLDGRLSGSAWSFIRQVLDMPDAVARATVRGVTATIRPLELMATEGAALVKALGCYLIGPHGKASGPVVLYAPYSSHHVLREYANEAALLTEFSTPGALQEWIVGQLETAHQATYRHLLQPQGRQQNAEIRLGSSPIRGHLLNRLFADNSEMLNRMLSCQFTPSGKTQWEAIISLLTSEIPQTLQLMAGKLTYPLVVWRSYKLFKLSAEDLQQQRWAHALKTFALGVAEMATLRTSLDRVLLDEPTPAEQPTLEHWLKAPAPTATSLAEQDLTAPLRTQLQTFEYHDMALADLTKSAYSHVYHDDLGALSLVPLAGKVYPVKKAGERWRISNGVQHGPYLQRNALGEWVLDLDRHHPRFGKTLSRYAGRLSTRAAEREAINIEAVGLREIAALSSWKARCIDEALNVATYYAVTCKRNIVNFAVQRAPNSRVGRFLSELFGVITLTAEQVHRVERRVDEVLGELVNPTLTAPDSTRFVSGIHRYSAHDTFAFVLPNDADKKIYLLDRFFDPRMDIYQNRLIAPFDISAHARATTLIHEITHLISATEDLAYLDTMRPFTDLINVQISGAPVMLMDLAHLRDTALSTLTPATMLFKTWDVFSEQWEDFGDRPWTRALKNKVLNTTGARTLNDARAIFMSDPDKRIDTILANADSVTYLICQLGRALDAGA from the coding sequence ATGACGCAAGTGACACCACCGTACTTTTTCGATGAGTTCCTACAGACCGTCAAACGCAAAACCCCGTCAGCGCGAGAGCGCGCGCTGGGGTTTTCGGTCAAGGACCTTGATTGGCTGCACACGCTCTATTACGCCACCGATGCAGCGCGCCAGAATGAGGTGGTGCACGGCTACCCGATGAAGGTGGAAAGGCTGCTGGCCAACGCTGGGGGCAAGCCCGCCGTTGTGCTGGCCGGGGCGTTTATGATGAGCCCCACACCCGATGCCCGTAAGGCCGTGCTCTACAGCCCCTATGGCGGCCTTGAACTGTTCGACAGCCGCGCAGACCTGCTCATTGAGGTGCAGGAACGTCTGGCGCATCCGGCCAAGCGCGAAGAGCTGATGCAGTTTGTATCCATCGGCGAGCGTGATGCACTGCCGGTCAATCTGCACCTGACGGTGAGCACCGCCGTCATCCCGGGCGCGGTCATGGAAGACCAGGAGCAGGCCATCCTGGCCGGCCAACAAAAAAATGTGACCGCGATGCTCGACCAGTTACGCAAGCTCCCCAGCTTGGGTTGGATGCTCGACACATTGCTCGCCATCATGGCCCGCTCCTGCTTTCCCGGCCTCACGCAGAGCGATACGCGGGTTAATTTTTTCAGCCAGGCCTCGGCGGCAGCGGACCGTCGCTGGGTCGCCTCGATGCCACTGCGCGATGCGCTGCTGCAGTTTTACGTCAAGCAAGCCTGGCCCTCGGGGCAGACACACACGTTCTTCAACATCGGCCATGACACCCGCGCGTTTTCCGAGGCGCAATTGGCCGAAGACCAACAACGCTGGGACAGCCTCGTCGAACAAACCAGCGGCCTCCTTTCAAAGCTGTTGCACAGCCTGCTCCAGACCTACTGGAACGAAGACTTCGACGGTGGGCAATCACGCCTGCGGTTTTTTGCCCGGGTGATGAGTGACAAGTTTCGCGCCGACCTGTTGTTCAAACACCAGAATACGATCCTGAGCACTGAAGAAAGCCAGGCGCTGCGCGCCCTGTTTCTCTCGGACAGGGCCGCCCGCACCGCCTACGCCAGCACCCTGAGCGTGGAAAAAGTGCGTATTCAAGCGCCCTATCATCAGACGGTGGAACTGGCCAGCACCTTGCTGATCAGCTATACCCACGCCTATCTCTACACCCAGTCGCGCGGTCTGCAGGTGCTCAAGGACTTGAATGACCTTAACGACACGCTGCGGGTCATGCTCAGGACCGCCGGGCATGAAGATGAGCTGCTTAACGTCGTCTCCCTGGATGAGCGCAATCTGTTTGTCGGTCTGGACCCGTTGCACGTCACGGGCCATCGCGTGGTCGGCAACGTCTTCGAGGAGATGATCGAGGACATCGCGGCCAAACAGTTCAACAACCTGGAGCATGCGCTGGGCCTCTATCGGCAAGGCGCGGGCAGTATCGACCTGGCCGCTCTGCTCGACAGTGCGCTGGACGTACGCACCCTGCTCGACAGCCGGCTGATGGAGCAGGAAACCGACGGCCGCTGGAGCGTCCACCCCATCACCACGGGCAGTGGACAGCCCAGCACGGTCATCGCGGAAAAGGCCAGGGCGCACTTGCAGCGGCTGCAGGCGGTCGATGCCGCGCTGGTGCTTGAGCGCAGTCAATACAGGCCCCTTCGCGCGCTGGCAGCCCACGCCCTGGAGGCAGAGTTGGCCAGCAGGCACCTGCCGCTGAGTGGCGACGCTATTGAGATCAACACCTACGCCACCACGGCACTGGAGCGCGAAGAGCGGCCACCGCAGGCCTCGTTGAACATGGTTGAACACTTCATCGCGCGCCTCGCCCGGCAGGCCAGTGCCTTGACCGGCTCCAGCCGGAGCGGGTTTTACCAGCGGCGCAAAGGTGTCGCCCACCAAGTGCCCAGTTTGACCGTGGCCACGTTCAACGCGGTCATCGAGCGGGTGTTGAGCACGTTTACGCAAGGCTTGCGCGCGCTGCCTCACCTGCTGCTGGACACTCACCCTACGCATCTTAGCCAGGCGATGTTTCAAGGCCTCAGTGGCGAAGCTGAGCTGAGGCGCTTGTCCAAGACCTTGCCGCAGGCTCATCTCGGGCTGCTGGGCAGCGTGCTCAATGCCGACAGCATGGACAGGCTGACGCGCCACGGCCTGAACGGCTTTATACCGGATGCCTATGGCTTGACCTTGAAGGTCGGCACGCAGAACACGCTGCAGCCCCTGGCCAATTGTTTTGTGCTGTCGGAACGCGGCGGCCTGGACGTTCTTCATTCCGGTGCGGCGTTGCTCTGGACGGTGAGTCGCGGCTATGAGGCGTTTGATTCGATCAAGGCCTTGCGCGACGCAGTGGGGCAACGCCTGCAGGATGAGCGGGCGCGCCTGCCCCTTGTCGAAAACTTGCCGGCCTCCAGGCGTGTGCCTCATCAACGCCTTCAATTGGGCCCGATGCAACGCATCGACGATCATTTGCTCAACAACCGTCAACAGTCCTACAGCCAGTTCCTGTCGGGCGAGGTTGATCACCTGCTGTCGATGACAGTGGGCGTACAACGCTTTCAGGACTGCATGGACGCGCTGATTCGGCGGGCGCCGCCGTCCAACCTGGAAAGGGCTGTCACGCTTACCCGCGCCCTGGTCAACCAGCAGGCGCTGCCGGTATGGCTGGGCATGGCGCAGCCGTCAGAGCAGATCCTGCACGCCGAACTGCTGGAACAATATCGCCTCAGTGCGCCGGACGAGCGTGACTATCTGCACAGCATCACGCCACTGCGCGAACAGGTCATGAGCACGCTTTCAACCCTGCTCAATGCGCGCTTTCCCGGGCAGGTGGTCAACCCGGACAACATCCTGATTCCTGCGCGTATCGAACGCGAAGGCAACATTCAAACGCTGACGGATTTCGCCCTGCGGCACCTGCCCGCGTTGCGCGCTGAGCAGATCCGCCCGACCTCACGCACTGCCACCCCGCTGCCGTCCACGCTGGATGGTCATGCCGTGGCGCAACTGGTTCGGCAGCTGGACTTGAAAAGCCTCTACCAGCCATTGCTGACCATTCACCTGGGCGGTCAAACCGAAGACACGCGCCAGCGCCGTCACCTGTTCTGTCAGCAGTTGCCCTGGCAACTGCTGCAATACGCCCATGAACAAAAACTCGATGGGCGGCTGTCCGGCTCGGCCTGGAGCTTTATCCGCCAAGTGTTGGATATGCCCGACGCCGTGGCTCGCGCCACCGTGCGCGGTGTGACGGCAACCATTCGCCCGCTGGAACTGATGGCCACCGAGGGTGCAGCCCTGGTCAAGGCTTTGGGTTGCTACCTGATCGGCCCGCACGGCAAAGCTTCCGGCCCTGTGGTGCTGTACGCGCCCTACAGCTCCCACCATGTATTGAGGGAATACGCGAACGAAGCCGCCCTGCTCACTGAGTTCAGTACGCCCGGCGCCTTGCAGGAGTGGATCGTGGGTCAGCTGGAAACGGCCCATCAGGCGACTTACCGCCATCTGCTGCAGCCGCAAGGGCGTCAGCAGAACGCGGAGATTCGCCTGGGCTCATCGCCCATCCGCGGTCACCTGCTCAACCGTCTGTTTGCGGACAACAGCGAGATGCTGAACCGAATGCTGAGCTGCCAGTTCACGCCCTCGGGCAAAACACAGTGGGAGGCGATCATCAGCCTGCTGACCAGCGAAATCCCCCAGACCCTGCAACTGATGGCGGGCAAACTCACGTACCCGCTGGTGGTGTGGCGCAGCTACAAACTGTTCAAACTGTCGGCCGAAGACTTGCAGCAACAGCGCTGGGCGCACGCCCTGAAAACCTTTGCATTAGGCGTGGCCGAAATGGCCACCTTGCGCACAAGCCTGGACAGGGTTTTGCTCGATGAGCCAACACCCGCGGAGCAACCGACGCTGGAGCATTGGCTCAAGGCCCCTGCCCCCACCGCGACCAGCCTGGCGGAGCAAGACCTGACAGCGCCGCTGCGTACGCAACTGCAAACCTTCGAATACCACGACATGGCCCTGGCCGACCTGACAAAAAGCGCCTACAGCCACGTGTACCACGATGACCTCGGCGCTCTCAGCCTGGTGCCGCTGGCCGGCAAAGTCTACCCGGTGAAAAAAGCCGGTGAGCGCTGGCGCATCAGCAACGGTGTACAGCACGGCCCATATTTGCAGCGCAACGCGCTGGGCGAGTGGGTGCTGGACCTCGACCGGCATCACCCACGCTTTGGTAAAACCTTGAGCCGCTACGCAGGCAGGCTTTCCACCCGTGCAGCCGAGCGGGAAGCCATCAATATCGAGGCCGTGGGGTTGCGGGAAATCGCCGCGCTGTCCAGCTGGAAGGCGCGCTGTATCGATGAAGCACTCAACGTCGCGACCTACTATGCGGTCACCTGCAAGCGCAACATCGTCAACTTTGCTGTGCAAAGAGCCCCGAACAGTCGGGTCGGACGTTTTTTAAGTGAGTTGTTCGGCGTCATCACACTGACCGCTGAACAGGTGCACAGGGTTGAACGGCGAGTCGACGAAGTGCTCGGTGAACTGGTCAACCCCACCCTGACCGCCCCCGATTCGACGCGCTTTGTCAGCGGTATCCACCGGTACAGCGCGCACGACACCTTCGCGTTCGTCTTGCCCAACGATGCCGACAAGAAGATCTACCTGCTGGACCGGTTCTTCGACCCGCGCATGGACATCTATCAAAACCGCTTGATCGCGCCGTTCGACATTTCGGCGCACGCACGCGCGACGACGTTGATTCACGAGATAACGCACCTGATCTCCGCGACCGAAGATCTGGCCTACCTGGACACCATGCGACCGTTCACAGACCTGATCAATGTACAGATCAGCGGCGCGCCGGTGATGTTGATGGACCTTGCTCACCTGCGCGACACAGCACTGTCAACCTTGACGCCGGCGACGATGCTGTTCAAGACCTGGGATGTGTTCAGCGAGCAATGGGAGGATTTCGGTGACCGTCCCTGGACCCGAGCTTTAAAGAATAAAGTGTTGAACACCACCGGTGCGCGCACGCTCAACGATGCCAGGGCGATCTTCATGAGCGACCCGGACAAACGCATCGATACCATTCTGGCCAATGCCGACTCGGTGACTTACTTGATCTGCCAATTGGGCCGAGCGCTGGATGCGGGAGCCTGA
- a CDS encoding Ldh family oxidoreductase, with amino-acid sequence MSAQSPLVDSPAAFIGFDDLVGLLHAIFVKHGTSPQVASILAHNCASAERDGAHSHGIFRIPGYLSTLASGWVDGKATPVVTDVASGFVRVDAGNGFAQPALEAARALLVDKARSAGIALLAIHNSHHFAALWPDVEPFAEEGLVALSVVNSMTCVVPHGADRPLFGTNPIAFAAPRADGSPIVFDLATSAIAHGDVQIAARKGERLPPGMGVDSLGQPTQDPKAVLEGGALLPFGGHKGSALSMMVELLAAALTGGNFSFEFNWADHPGARTPWTGQLLIVIDPSKTAGQNFAERSQELVRQMHAAGLRRLPGDRRHRTRAKSQQQGIELDARELARLQALLET; translated from the coding sequence ATGTCTGCCCAGTCCCCGCTCGTTGACAGTCCTGCAGCATTCATCGGTTTCGATGACCTGGTGGGATTGCTGCACGCGATATTCGTCAAGCACGGCACCTCACCGCAGGTTGCCTCGATCCTGGCGCACAATTGCGCCAGCGCCGAGCGCGACGGTGCGCACAGCCACGGCATTTTCCGTATCCCCGGTTACCTCAGCACGCTGGCCAGCGGGTGGGTCGACGGCAAGGCCACGCCCGTGGTCACGGATGTGGCGTCGGGCTTCGTGCGGGTGGATGCCGGCAACGGGTTCGCCCAGCCGGCCCTTGAAGCGGCGCGCGCGTTGTTGGTAGACAAAGCTCGCAGCGCCGGCATCGCACTGCTGGCGATTCACAACTCTCATCACTTTGCCGCGCTGTGGCCGGATGTCGAGCCCTTCGCCGAAGAAGGGCTGGTGGCGTTGAGCGTGGTCAACAGCATGACTTGCGTGGTGCCGCATGGCGCCGACCGGCCATTGTTCGGCACCAACCCCATCGCCTTCGCCGCACCGCGTGCCGACGGCTCGCCCATTGTCTTCGACCTGGCCACCAGCGCCATCGCCCACGGCGACGTGCAGATTGCCGCGCGCAAGGGCGAGCGCTTGCCGCCGGGCATGGGCGTTGACAGCCTCGGCCAGCCGACCCAGGACCCCAAAGCCGTGCTCGAAGGCGGCGCGCTGTTGCCCTTTGGCGGGCACAAGGGCTCGGCCTTGTCGATGATGGTCGAATTGCTGGCGGCGGCGTTGACGGGAGGCAATTTCTCGTTTGAATTCAACTGGGCCGATCATCCGGGCGCGCGTACACCCTGGACCGGGCAATTGCTGATCGTCATCGACCCGAGCAAGACGGCCGGGCAAAACTTCGCCGAACGCAGCCAGGAACTGGTGCGGCAGATGCATGCGGCGGGGTTGCGGCGGTTACCGGGGGATCGACGTCACCGCACACGGGCGAAGTCGCAGCAACAAGGTATTGAGCTGGACGCGCGCGAGCTGGCGCGCTTGCAGGCCTTGCTGGAGACGTAA
- a CDS encoding GNAT family N-acetyltransferase, whose amino-acid sequence MARQPVLLTPRLILRPLVLADAEAIQRQFAHWDVVRYLNAAVPWPYPADGARCYLEQVALPAMARGEQRHWSIRLKTAPEQLIGTISLMDEPDDNRGFWLGPQWQGQGLMTEASAAVTEYWFEVLKRPVLRVPKAAPNIGSRRISERTGMRLIRSQEGRFVEGTFARDIWEITREEWLNTLPATP is encoded by the coding sequence ATGGCCCGCCAACCGGTACTGTTGACCCCACGACTGATCCTGCGTCCGCTGGTGCTTGCGGATGCCGAGGCCATCCAGCGGCAGTTTGCGCATTGGGACGTGGTGCGCTACCTCAACGCCGCAGTGCCTTGGCCCTACCCGGCCGATGGCGCGCGTTGCTACCTGGAACAGGTCGCCTTGCCGGCCATGGCACGGGGCGAGCAGCGGCATTGGTCGATCCGCCTCAAAACTGCACCGGAGCAGTTGATCGGCACTATCAGCCTGATGGACGAACCGGACGATAACCGCGGCTTCTGGCTGGGCCCGCAATGGCAAGGCCAGGGCTTGATGACCGAAGCCAGTGCGGCGGTGACCGAGTACTGGTTCGAGGTACTCAAACGCCCCGTGCTGCGTGTGCCCAAGGCGGCGCCCAATATTGGCTCACGGCGGATATCCGAGCGCACCGGCATGCGCTTGATCAGGTCGCAGGAAGGTCGGTTTGTGGAAGGCACCTTCGCGCGCGACATTTGGGAAATAACCCGCGAAGAGTGGCTCAACACGCTACCTGCCACGCCGTAG
- a CDS encoding LEA type 2 family protein, whose protein sequence is MRKLMVLSLLLLTLSACALFPNRDPVNISVVGIEPLQSQDLEVRFAVKLRVQNPNETAIDYSGVALDLDVNGRPLASGVSDQSGSIPRFSETVLSVPVSVSAFSVLRQTLGLSQTQSLNNLPYVLRGKLAGGLFGTQRFVERGTLDLPNTATW, encoded by the coding sequence ATGCGCAAGCTCATGGTTCTATCGTTACTGCTGCTGACCTTGAGCGCCTGTGCGCTGTTCCCCAATCGCGACCCGGTCAACATCAGCGTGGTCGGCATCGAGCCGCTGCAAAGCCAGGACCTGGAAGTACGATTTGCGGTGAAACTGCGGGTGCAAAACCCGAATGAAACGGCGATCGACTACAGCGGCGTAGCCCTGGATCTGGACGTCAATGGCCGGCCGTTGGCGTCCGGGGTCAGTGACCAGTCCGGCTCGATCCCACGGTTTTCTGAAACCGTGCTGAGTGTGCCGGTGAGCGTTTCGGCGTTTTCCGTATTGCGCCAGACCCTGGGCCTGAGCCAGACCCAAAGCTTGAACAACCTGCCCTATGTGCTGCGCGGCAAACTGGCGGGTGGCCTGTTTGGCACCCAGCGTTTTGTCGAGCGCGGCACGCTGGACCTGCCGAACACGGCGACCTGGTGA
- a CDS encoding nucleobase:cation symporter-2 family protein produces MSDTQTPRPRYKSDLIYGLEDRPHFTAAIFAALQHVLASFVGIITPTLIVGGVLGLESEVPYLVSMALFVSGLGTFVQARTFGPIGSGLLCLQGTSFSFISVILSAGFMVKARGGGTDEILSTLFGICFFAAFIEVVLSQFIGKLRKLITPVVTGTIITLMGLSLIKVAVTDMAGGYGSSDLGAAGNMGLAALVLLTIVVLNRFSNPFLRLGSIVIGLTLGFVVAWWMGRVDLAALPQVPLISVPVPFKYGFSFDWVAFIPVAVIFLISPLEAAGDLTANSMISQQPVKGPLYIKRIKSGLLADGLNSAMAATFNSLPMVTFAQNNGVIQLTGVASRYVAYFIAGLLVLLGLFPMIGAVLQLMPKPVLGGATLIMFGTVAVAGIKILAEAGLHRRNVLIVAISLGMGLGVAAVPEVLRDLPKALHNIFESPITVGAFCAILLNIFLPEEFIELEEDEFDPESSTLKVMQDPDVTK; encoded by the coding sequence TTGTCTGACACTCAAACCCCTCGCCCCCGCTATAAATCCGACCTGATCTACGGCCTGGAAGATCGCCCGCACTTTACTGCGGCGATTTTTGCCGCACTGCAACATGTGCTCGCCAGTTTCGTCGGCATCATTACCCCCACCTTGATCGTCGGCGGCGTGCTGGGCCTTGAAAGCGAAGTGCCGTACCTGGTGAGCATGGCGCTGTTCGTGTCCGGGCTCGGCACGTTTGTGCAGGCGCGCACGTTCGGCCCGATCGGTTCGGGCCTGTTGTGCCTGCAGGGCACCAGCTTTTCGTTTATCAGCGTGATTCTCAGCGCCGGCTTTATGGTCAAGGCCCGAGGCGGCGGCACCGATGAAATTCTCTCGACGCTCTTTGGTATCTGCTTTTTCGCAGCCTTTATCGAAGTGGTGCTGAGCCAGTTCATCGGCAAGTTGCGCAAGCTGATCACCCCGGTGGTGACCGGCACCATCATTACGTTGATGGGCTTGTCGCTGATCAAAGTGGCGGTCACCGACATGGCCGGCGGTTACGGCTCCAGCGATTTGGGCGCGGCCGGCAACATGGGCCTGGCGGCGCTGGTGCTGCTGACTATTGTGGTCCTCAACCGGTTCAGCAACCCGTTCCTGCGCCTGGGTTCGATCGTGATCGGCCTGACGCTGGGTTTTGTGGTGGCCTGGTGGATGGGCCGGGTCGATCTGGCAGCCCTGCCTCAAGTGCCGCTGATCAGCGTGCCGGTGCCGTTCAAGTACGGTTTCTCGTTTGATTGGGTGGCGTTTATCCCGGTGGCGGTGATCTTCCTGATTTCGCCTTTGGAAGCCGCTGGCGACTTGACTGCCAACTCGATGATTTCGCAACAACCGGTCAAGGGCCCGCTGTATATCAAACGCATCAAGTCGGGCCTGCTGGCGGACGGCCTCAACTCGGCCATGGCCGCCACCTTCAATAGCCTGCCGATGGTGACCTTCGCGCAGAATAACGGAGTGATCCAGTTGACCGGCGTGGCCAGCCGCTACGTGGCGTATTTCATCGCCGGCCTGCTGGTGCTGCTGGGGCTGTTCCCGATGATCGGCGCGGTGCTGCAATTGATGCCCAAGCCGGTGCTCGGCGGCGCCACCCTGATCATGTTCGGCACCGTGGCCGTGGCCGGGATCAAGATTCTTGCCGAGGCCGGACTGCACCGGCGCAATGTGCTGATCGTGGCGATTTCCCTGGGCATGGGCCTGGGTGTGGCCGCCGTGCCGGAAGTGCTGCGCGACCTGCCCAAGGCGCTGCACAACATCTTCGAGTCGCCGATCACGGTGGGCGCGTTCTGTGCAATCCTGCTGAACATTTTCCTGCCCGAAGAGTTCATAGAGCTGGAAGAAGATGAATTTGATCCGGAGTCCTCTACCCTCAAGGTCATGCAGGACCCGGACGTCACGAAATAG
- a CDS encoding YqjD family protein: MARKSAAQAVEDQIKDQAFSELTALIEESDKLLKSSASLVGEEGETLREQVAIKLKQALESVSNVRERSKPVVDATETYIGGHPWQTVAISAGFGLVVGLLLGRRN, from the coding sequence ATGGCCCGCAAATCTGCTGCCCAAGCTGTCGAAGATCAAATCAAGGATCAAGCTTTCAGTGAACTGACGGCGTTGATCGAAGAGTCGGACAAACTGCTCAAGAGCAGCGCCTCCCTGGTAGGCGAAGAAGGCGAAACCCTGCGCGAACAGGTTGCCATCAAACTCAAGCAAGCGCTGGAGTCGGTGTCCAACGTGCGCGAGCGCAGCAAGCCGGTGGTCGACGCGACCGAAACCTACATCGGCGGCCATCCATGGCAGACCGTGGCCATCTCTGCAGGTTTTGGCCTGGTGGTGGGGTTGTTGCTGGGTCGCCGTAACTGA